One Paenibacillus crassostreae DNA segment encodes these proteins:
- a CDS encoding potassium channel family protein yields the protein MAKKQYAIIGMGRFGSSVATALTDMGFDVLAIDSNEQRIQEISNIVTHAVSANSTDEDALRALGIRNFEVVVVAIGQDIQSSILTTLILKDLGIPTLIVKAQNELHGKVLQKIGADKVIFPERDMGLRVAHHLTSPNILDYIELSDDYSIVEMKVSDVMIGKNLKELDVRARFGCNVMAIKTGAKMNISPNANQPLDKEDVLVILGQKDDLIKLELAFSE from the coding sequence ATGGCAAAAAAACAGTACGCCATCATTGGTATGGGGAGATTTGGTTCTAGTGTCGCAACGGCACTAACTGATATGGGATTTGATGTTCTAGCCATTGATTCTAATGAACAGCGTATTCAAGAAATATCGAATATTGTCACCCATGCGGTGTCCGCTAATTCAACAGATGAAGATGCATTACGCGCTCTTGGGATCCGTAATTTTGAAGTTGTGGTTGTTGCTATTGGCCAAGATATACAATCCAGTATTCTCACTACACTCATCTTGAAGGACTTAGGGATACCTACATTAATTGTGAAGGCTCAGAATGAACTTCATGGGAAAGTGTTACAAAAGATTGGTGCAGACAAAGTTATATTCCCTGAACGAGATATGGGACTTCGTGTCGCTCATCATTTGACTTCACCCAATATTCTAGATTATATCGAGTTATCGGATGATTATAGTATTGTTGAAATGAAAGTATCAGATGTTATGATCGGTAAGAATTTGAAGGAATTAGATGTTCGTGCTCGATTCGGTTGTAATGTTATGGCTATTAAGACAGGCGCTAAGATGAATATCTCACCAAATGCGAATCAACCGTTAGACAAAGAAGATGTACTTGTTATTTTAGGACAAAAAGATGATTTGATTAAATTAGAATTGGCATTTTCCGAATAA
- the yunB gene encoding sporulation protein YunB — protein MRRKVRWSSQRSSKPKSRMRLWLVGVLIFLIVLTQGFAYVDRNLKPPIMHLAKIRVKQIATEAINEAITSQVTKGQDFEQLVNWKMDSEGKVSGFMLNYAEHMRITSNTFKVVQDTLNNVDQLSEHIPVGMALGSPILASFGPAVPVRIEPQGAAKVELSTRQRDAGINMMLVEVYIHVSVDVAVVIPFDMEHEVVDTEIPISYLLVVGDVPMYYYNSKGQAVGGNGEDAPNISIPMAEDNTTGETGEKDATTDALEQSDLEQP, from the coding sequence ATGAGAAGAAAGGTGAGGTGGAGTAGCCAACGTAGCAGTAAACCTAAAAGTAGGATGAGACTTTGGCTTGTAGGAGTACTTATTTTTTTAATTGTATTAACTCAGGGATTTGCTTATGTTGATCGTAATTTAAAACCTCCAATTATGCATTTAGCTAAGATCAGAGTGAAGCAAATTGCAACTGAAGCAATAAATGAGGCGATAACTTCACAAGTTACAAAAGGGCAGGATTTCGAGCAGTTAGTGAATTGGAAGATGGATTCAGAAGGCAAAGTATCTGGGTTCATGCTAAATTACGCAGAACATATGAGAATAACATCAAATACCTTTAAAGTTGTTCAAGATACATTAAACAATGTCGATCAATTATCAGAACATATTCCTGTTGGGATGGCACTTGGAAGTCCTATATTAGCTTCATTTGGGCCTGCAGTTCCAGTAAGAATTGAACCGCAAGGGGCAGCAAAGGTTGAGTTATCCACAAGACAACGTGATGCTGGAATCAACATGATGTTGGTGGAAGTCTACATCCATGTTAGTGTTGACGTTGCTGTAGTCATTCCTTTTGATATGGAACATGAAGTGGTAGATACGGAAATACCCATATCCTATTTACTGGTGGTGGGAGACGTACCTATGTATTATTACAACTCGAAAGGTCAAGCTGTTGGAGGAAATGGCGAAGACGCTCCGAATATTTCAATTCCAATGGCTGAAGATAATACCACGGGAGAAACAGGAGAAAAGGATGCTACGACGGACGCTCTT
- a CDS encoding KamA family radical SAM protein, with the protein MPQPKYITDINKIMEIPEHDRQILKQITEKFVFRVNDYYLKLVNWEDPNDPIRKLVIPNEGELLEYGRWDASDEDTNYVVPGCQHKYRTTALLIVSEVCGAYCRYCFRKRLFRNDVKEAMSDVSPGIEYIAKHPEINNVLLTGGDSLILATAKLEIILDQLREIEHVKIIRLGSKIPVFNPMRIYEDERLLELIKKHSTTDKRIYVMAHINHPREITPEAKRGFEALHQAGAVIVNQTPILRGINDNSDVLAELLDQLSWAGVTPYYFFINRPVAGNLDFVLPLEEVYHLVEEAKAKTSGLGKRIRLSMSHTSGKIEILAIENGKAYLKYHQSRDDEYGKFMILDCPREATWFDDLPGNEKYWEKPEKKSDQVVSVNEMPEMPQRIERSKLVKVKVH; encoded by the coding sequence ATGCCGCAACCGAAATATATCACCGATATTAATAAAATCATGGAAATCCCGGAACATGACCGTCAGATACTCAAACAGATAACGGAGAAATTCGTATTTCGTGTAAATGATTATTACTTGAAGCTAGTGAATTGGGAGGACCCAAATGATCCAATCCGGAAATTAGTCATTCCGAATGAAGGAGAATTGTTAGAGTATGGCCGCTGGGATGCTTCCGATGAAGATACCAACTACGTTGTTCCAGGATGTCAGCATAAATATAGAACGACGGCTTTATTAATTGTATCTGAGGTATGTGGTGCTTATTGTCGGTATTGCTTCCGGAAGCGGTTATTCCGTAATGATGTGAAAGAGGCTATGTCCGATGTGAGCCCTGGAATCGAGTACATTGCGAAACATCCTGAGATTAATAATGTACTGTTGACGGGAGGAGATAGCTTAATCCTTGCAACGGCAAAGCTAGAAATAATATTAGATCAATTACGTGAGATTGAGCATGTCAAAATTATTCGATTAGGTTCCAAAATCCCTGTATTTAATCCAATGCGGATTTATGAGGATGAGAGATTGTTAGAACTTATAAAGAAGCATTCGACTACTGATAAACGTATCTATGTCATGGCCCATATAAATCATCCGCGTGAAATAACGCCTGAAGCAAAACGGGGGTTTGAGGCGTTACATCAAGCAGGAGCGGTTATTGTGAACCAAACTCCTATTTTACGTGGCATTAATGACAATTCTGATGTACTTGCGGAACTTCTTGACCAATTATCTTGGGCCGGTGTTACACCCTATTATTTCTTTATTAATCGCCCAGTTGCAGGCAACCTTGATTTCGTTCTACCTTTAGAGGAAGTTTATCATCTTGTAGAAGAAGCTAAGGCGAAGACTTCAGGATTGGGTAAACGAATTCGCCTTTCTATGAGCCATACTTCTGGAAAAATTGAGATTCTAGCTATTGAAAATGGAAAGGCTTATTTAAAATATCATCAATCTAGAGATGATGAGTATGGGAAGTTCATGATTCTAGATTGTCCGAGGGAAGCTACATGGTTTGATGATTTACCGGGGAATGAGAAGTACTGGGAAAAGCCAGAGAAGAAATCCGATCAAGTTGTTTCGGTTAATGAAATGCCTGAAATGCCACAAAGAATTGAACGTTCGAAATTGGTTAAAGTGAAAGTGCACTAG
- a CDS encoding TrmH family RNA methyltransferase, which yields MDITSLSNTRVKEWAQLLEKKHRDRNNKFVVEGVHLVLEALQSGANIECIAYDMDKGIPSELKQVSSNDAEWIGVSSAIIGKCTDTVTPQPVFAVVRKQSVDLEQLLSIKNSLVMVLDNVQDPGNVGTIIRSADAAGADGVILGHGCADLYNPKTIRSTMGSFFHLPVVEGQLLEILPQAKQSGARLVSTSLQAEYTCYEYDFSATTWLLVGNEAQGVSEPVKKLVDDSLIIPMRGQAESLNVGMASSVLMFEVMRQRHYRSK from the coding sequence ATGGACATTACATCCCTAAGCAATACACGAGTTAAAGAATGGGCACAATTGCTGGAAAAGAAGCATCGAGATCGTAATAACAAATTTGTTGTAGAAGGCGTCCATTTAGTACTGGAAGCATTGCAGTCTGGAGCCAATATAGAGTGTATTGCTTACGATATGGATAAGGGTATACCTAGCGAATTGAAACAAGTGAGTTCTAATGATGCCGAATGGATTGGTGTATCTTCTGCGATCATTGGAAAATGCACAGATACTGTAACACCTCAACCGGTATTTGCGGTTGTTCGTAAACAGTCTGTAGATCTAGAACAGTTACTTTCCATCAAGAATAGCTTAGTGATGGTTCTTGATAACGTACAAGATCCTGGGAATGTAGGTACGATTATTCGCAGCGCAGACGCGGCTGGAGCGGATGGTGTTATTCTGGGTCATGGTTGTGCAGATCTGTACAATCCTAAGACTATTCGGTCAACGATGGGGTCATTTTTTCATTTGCCTGTAGTTGAGGGGCAGTTATTAGAAATATTACCTCAAGCTAAACAAAGTGGGGCTAGACTAGTGAGTACGAGTCTGCAAGCCGAGTATACATGTTATGAATATGATTTCTCTGCAACCACGTGGCTACTTGTAGGTAATGAGGCGCAGGGTGTGTCAGAGCCTGTTAAGAAGTTGGTGGATGATTCCTTGATAATTCCTATGAGGGGACAAGCGGAGTCACTTAACGTAGGTATGGCATCCTCTGTGTTGATGTTCGAGGTTATGAGACAACGACATTACCGCAGTAAATAG